The following are encoded together in the Glycine soja cultivar W05 chromosome 5, ASM419377v2, whole genome shotgun sequence genome:
- the LOC114411507 gene encoding uncharacterized protein LOC114411507, with product MELVDVVKARLGTMRESGWNNFFADVQGFCVAKSILVPNMDDEIPVRGRSRAEGRTITNLHHYRAKIFYVAIDKICVEMDHRFSEGSNIILDCFSCLDPKNSFSKFDVDKLARLADIYHADFSYDDRGTIRDQLETYVLQVRRNASFSTCEDVQSLAMKMVQTEKHLVFPLVYKLIELALILPVSTASVERAFSAMKIIKSKLRNKINDVWFNDLMVCYTEREIFKSLDDIDIIRTFTAKKSRKGHLPRNFI from the coding sequence ATGGAATTAGTTGATGTTGTCAAAGCTCGGTTGGGCACAATGAGAGAGAGTGgctggaataatttttttgccgATGTCCAAGGATTTTGTGTTGCTAAAAGTATTCTGGTACCAAATATGGATGACGAAATACCAGTTCGGGGTCGTTCAAGAGCAGAAGGGAGGACTATCACTAATCTTCATCATTACCGTGCAAAGATTTTTTATGTTGCTATTGATAAAATATGTGTGGAGATGGATCACCGCTTTAGTGAAGGAAGTAACATTATACTTGATTGCTTCTCATGTCTTGACCCCAAGAACTCTTTCTCCAAGTTTGATGTTGATAAGCTTGCTCGTCTTGCTGATATTTATCATGCAGACTTTTCTTATGATGACCGAGGAACAATTAGGGATCAACTTGAAACTTATGTGCTTCAAGTGAGAAGAAATGCTTCTTTTTCCACTTGTGAAGATGTTCAAAGTTTGGCTATGAAGATGGTTCAAACTGAGAAACATTTGGTATTTCCATTGGTTTATAAACTTATTGAGCTAGCTTTGATATTGCCGGTGTCGACAGCATCCGTTGAAAGAGCTTTTTCAGCAATGAAGATTATCAAGTCTAAATTGCGCAATAAGATCAACGATGTGTGGTTCAATGACTTGATGGTATGTTACACCGAGCGGGAGATATTCAAGTCtcttgatgatattgatattattCGAACATTTACCGCAAAGAAGTCTCGGAAAGGACACTTGCCtcgtaattttatttaa
- the LOC114411296 gene encoding auxin-responsive protein SAUR77-like encodes MGYRPLTKDKECESLVTVVVGKEKRVFLVDPCILQENPFRVLMDTSTRKEEDHQEDKDHHHLHQSSRVVFVDVDAILFEHMLWLMHNDCSSLFKLNLKEIIDFYAQDI; translated from the coding sequence ATGGGGTATAGGCCCCTAACGAAGGACAAAGAATGTGAGAGCCTTGTAACCGTGGTGGTCGGAAAAGAGAAGAGGGTGTTCCTCGTGGACCCTTGCATATTACAAGAGAACCCTTTTCGGGTTTTGATGGACACATCCACGAGGAAGGAGGAGGATCATCAAGAGGACAAGGATCATCATCATCTCCATCAAAGTAGTAGAGTGGTCTTTGTCGATGTGGATGCCATTTTGTTCGAGCACATGTTGTGGCTCATGCACAATGATTGTTCTTCTTTGTTCAAGCTTAATTTGAAAGAGATTATTGACTTCTACGCTCAGGATATATGA